In the genome of Roseovarius sp. Pro17, the window GTGTGGTCGCGCACTGGAACGCGGGGCGGGATCGCCAGCCGCGCTGGCCGCCTCACGCGCCTGCCACGCGCCGATTGGGGCAAGGCGGTTGCCCATGCGGGCCTAGGCGTGACTATTGCAGGTATCGCGGGCCTATTGGCATGGGAGGCCGAGGATATCCGCGTGCTTGACACCGGAGGCAGCTTTGATCTGGCGGGCTATACTCTGACGCTGGAAGATGTGCGGCGCAGCGAAGGCCCCAATTATGTCACCACTATCGCCGATATGCGCCTGTCCAAGGATGGTCAGACAATCAGCGTCCTGCATCCTGAAAAACGGTTCTACCCCGTGGCCGAGATGCCGACGACCGAGGCCGCCATCGACAACGGATTTTTCCGCGACGTCTATGTCGTGATCGGTGATCCCCAAGAGGATGGTGGCTGGGCCGTGCGCACCTATTTCAAGCCTCTGGCAAACTGGATCTGGGGCGGCGCGGTGCTGATGGCCCTCGGGGGCGCGCTGTCGCTGAGCGATCGGCGCTACCGCGTCGCGGCAGGGGCGCGCAAGGCGGCGCTGGACGAACATAAAGGCGGAGTGCCCGCAGAATGAAGCGCCTTGCCCTGATCCTCAGCCTGATCGCCAGCCCGCTCTTTGCCGTCCAGCCGGATGAGGTCCTGGATGATCCCGCACTTGAGGCACGCGCGCGAGAGCTGTCCACTGGGTTGCGCTGCCTGGTTTGCCGGAACGAAAATATCGACGCGTCCAACGCCACCCTCGCGCGCGATTTGCGCCTATTGGTGCGGGCGCGGTTGGTTGCGGGCGACAGCGACGCCGAAGCGGTCGATTTCATCGTTGACCGCTATGGCGAATACGTGCTGCTGCAACCTCGCGCGACAGGCAGTACGCTTGTGCTGTGGCTGGCCGGGCCTGCGATGCTGCTTGCTGGGGCCGGGATTGCGATCTTTTATGTCAGGCGACGCAGCGCAGCAGCGCCCGAAGAGGACCGGTTGAGCGACGACGAGGCTGCGCGCCTGCGCGATATTCTGGACGGGTGACAAGGTCATGACAGACTACAGCGCGATCACGTTCGATGTCGAAGACGACATTGCGATTCTGCGCCTGAACCGACCGGACAAGATGAATGCCCTCAATGCACAGATGCGCGCCGAGATAACCGACGCCACCATAGCCGCCGCGCGATCTGCGCGTGTGCTGGTGCTGACCGGAAGGGGGCGCGCATTTTGCGCCGGGCAGGATTTGAGCGACGCGGGTAATGTCGCCGCGCTTGACCTCGAAAGGGTGTTGCGCGACGAATACGTCCCGATGCTGCGCGCCATTTCCGATTGCCCCATACCGACGATCGCTGCGGTAAACGGCGCGGCGGCAGGGGCGGGCGCAAACCTCGCGCTGGCGGCTGATGTGGTGATCGCGGCGGATAGCGCCTATTTCACCCAAGCTTTCACCCGCATCGGCCTGATGCCGGACGCAGGCGGTACCTATTGGCTGCCCCGCCAAATGGGCGCGGCCAAGGCGATGGGTGCGGCCCTTTTCGGCGAGCCGATCGGCGCCGAGGATGCCGCTGCGTGGGGCATGATATGGGAGGCGGTACCGGATACGGAGTTCGACGCCCACTGGCGCAGCCGCGCGGCCCATCTGGCGAGCGGCCCAACCGAGGCGTACCGGCATCTGAAATCGGCCCTGCGCGCCACGTGGAGTAACGATGGGGACACGCAACTGGACCTCGAAGCAAAGTTGCAAGGCGCCTGCGGTCAGACCCGCGATTTCAAGGAAGGAGTCGTTGCGTTTTTGGACAAGCGCAAGCCGTCATTTGAGGGCCGCTAAAGCACGATGATCCGCCAAACGAAAAAGGCGCAACCGTCGGGCTGCGCCTTTGACTCCGCGTCGTGAATGGGTCAGCGGTTCTCGATATCCACATAATCGCGCATCGTCGCCCCGACATATAGCTGGCGAGGGCGGCCGATTTTCAGCTGCGGATCAGCGATCATTTCCTTCCACTGCGAAATCCAGCCGACCGTGCGCGACACGGCAAAGATCGCGGTGAACATCGACGTGGGAAAGCCCATCGCCTCAAGGATGATGCCCGAGTAGAAATCCACGTTCGGGAACAGCTTTTTCTCGGCAAAATAGGGGTCCGCGAGGGCCTGTTTTTCCAGTTCCTTGGCGACCTGAAGGGTCGGGTTGTCCTCGATTCCCAATAGGTCCAGAACCTCGTCAGCGGATTGCTTCATCACCTTGGCGCGCGGATCGAAATTCTTGTAAACACGGTGGCCGAACCCCATCAGGCGGAACGGATCGTTCTTGTCCTTGGCGCGCGCGATATATTCAGGGATGCGGTCGACGGTGCCGATTTCCCGCAGCATTTCGAGGCAGGCCTGATTAGCGCCGCCATGCGCAGGACCCCAGAGACAGGCGATGCCGGCGGCGATGCAGGCGAACGGGTTCGCGCCCGAGGACGATGCGAGGCGCACGGTCGAGGTCGACGCGTTTTGCTCGTGGTCCGCGTGTAGGGTAAAGATGCGGTCCATTGCGCGGCTGAGGATCGGATTTACCTCATAATCCTCGGATGGAACCGCAAAGCACATGCGCAGAAAATTGGACGCATAGTCGATATCGTTACGCGGATAAACAAAGGGCTGGCCAATGGTGTATTTAAAGGCCATCGCCGCGATTGTCGGCATTTTGGCGATCATACGCACCGATGCAACCTCGCGCTGCCACGGATCGCTGACGTCGGTACTATCGTGATAGAAGGCGCTGAGCGCCCCGACGACACCCACCATAATCGCCATGGGCGGCGCATCACGGCGAAAGCCCCGAAAGAGAAACTGCATCTGTTCGTGCAGCATGGTGTGGTTTGTCACCCGGCTTTCAAAGTCCTCGGCCTGCGCGGCTGAGGGAAGCTCGCCATAAAGCAGAAGGTAACAGACCTCGAGGTAATGCGATTTCTCGGCCAGTTGGTCGATGGGATAGCCGCGGTGCAACAACTCGCCTTTTTCGCCGTCGATGAAGGTGATCGTGCTGTCACAACTGGCGGTTGAGGTGAAGCCGGGGTCATAGGTAAAAACGCCCGCTTTGCTGTAGAGCTTGCGAATGTCGATCACATCCGGCCCGATGGTCGGCGAGTAGATCGGCAGTTCGTAATCCGTGCCTGCGATGCTCAGCGTAGCGGTTTTCGTGTCGTCGGCCATATGGCTCTCTCCCATGTTGCAGCCCCGTTTTGCAGAAGTCGCACCGCGCGCTCGGTTCGGGCTGAGTATATTATAGGCCTTTACATCAGGTTAATCCCCGAATTGGGCCGCATCCTCGAGACGGGCCAGCGTTTCGGCCTGTCCCAGCACCAGCATCATGTCAAATACGCTAGGCGTCGTGCTGCGTCCGGCCAATGCGGCCCTCAGCGGGCCGGCCATTTTGCCAAACTTGGTTCCACGCGCCTCGGCAAAGTCGTTCATCAACGCTTCAAGGCTTGCCCGGTTCCAATTAGCATTTTGCAAATGCGGCGTCAATTCTCGCAGTATACCGCGGGATGCAGAGTCCAATTGAGCTGCGGCCTTTTCGTCCGGCTCAACAGGTCTACTGGTGAGGATAAATTGAGCCTTGTCAAGCAGTTCCGGGAATGTCCTCGCGCGCTCTTTTAGGTGCGGCATTGCTTCCAAAATCATTGCAGCCCGGTCCGGCGTCAGACGGTTGCGCCCGGTAACATCAAGAAAATCCTCCAATTCATGCAGCAGTGCAGCATCGTCCATCGCCGCCATATGCTGGCCACAGATATTCTCGAGTTTCTTGAAATCAAAGCGGGCGGGTGATTTACCGATCCCGTCCAGATCAAACCATTCCTTCGCTTGCGCATCCGTAAAGAACTCGGCGTCTCCGTGGCTCCATCCCAGCCGGGCGAGATAGTTGCGCATTCCGGCCGCCGGATAACCCATCTGGCGATATTCCTGCGTTCCCAGCGCGCCGTGCCGCTTGCTCAGCTTTTTGCCGTCGGCGCCATGGATCAGGGGTATATGGGCATAGACGGGCAGTGGCCAATCCATCGCGCGATAGATCATCATCTGGCGCGCGGCGTTGTTCAGGTGATCGTCGCCACGAATGACGTGGGTAACGCCCATGTCGTGATCGTCGACTGCAACCGCCAGCATATAGACAGGCGTGCCGTCCGAGCGCAGCAGCACCATATCGTCAAGCTGGTCGTTGCGAATAGTCACGTCGCCTTGCACAGCGTCCTTGATCACCGTCGCGCCGTCGCGCGGGGCCTTGATGCGAATAACATATGGCAGAGCGGGATGATCCGCCGGGTCTGCATCCCGCCACGGGCTGCGATACAGGGTCGAGCGGCCCTCGACCTTGGCGGCGTCGCGGAAAGTCTGAATTTCGTCCTGAGTGGCAAAACACTTGTAGGCCTGACCGGCCGCTAGCATCTGGCGCGCAACCTCGCCGTGGCGGGCGGCGCGTTCGAACTGGCTGACCGCAGCCCCATCGTGATCGAGCCCCATCCACTCCATCCCGGCAAGGATCGCCTGCGTTGCTTCGGGGGTCGAGCGGGCGCGGTCCGTGTCCTCGATCCTTAGCAGGAATTCACCCCCGCGCCCGCGCGCGAAAAGCCAGTTGAAAAGGGCCGTGCGCGCGCCGCCGATATGCAGATAGCCGGTGGGCGACGGGGCGAAACGGGTCACGACCTTCTGGGACATGGGCGCATTAACCTTTCGGTAACGATGTGGGGGCTAGGTTCGGCGTCTGTCTATCGACCGAGTGGAAGGGAAACAAGTGGCGGCGCTCTGGCGAACCTGCGCGCACACGCTGCTTTTGCAGCGCGGTCACCTGATCGGGTGGGCGCCTGTATGTCTGGCTGCAGGTATTGGCCTGTATTTTTCACTCTTGGTCGAGCCGGGTTGGCCCGTCTATGCCGGACTTGCAGCGCTCGTCGCGTTTTGCGCTGCGCTGGCGCGCTTGGCAGGGCAGGCGATAGCGCCGCTGGTGGTGGGCGCGGGGCTGATCGCGGTGGGCATAATGCTGGCTGGCGCGCGCGCGCATGTCGTGGCCGGGCCGGTACTGGGCTGGCGCTATTACGGTCCGATCGAGGGCCGCGTCGTGGGTATCGACCGTTCGGCATCAGATGCGGTGCGCGTAACGCTGGATCGGGTCCGATTGTTCAACACCGCGCCCGACCGCACGCCGGGCCAGGTCCGCTTGTCGCTACATTCAGGCATCGAAGGCGCTCAGCCGCAGCCCGGATTGCGCATGGGCGCGACCGGGCATCTGTCACCACCCTCGGGTCCGGTTGAGCCGGGCGGCTTTGATTTTCAGCGCCACGCGTGGTTTCAGGGGTTGGGCGCGGTCGGCTACACCCGCGTCCCCTTGGTCGCACTCGCCCCGCCGGACGGGGCTCAGCCGATGTTCCGCATCCGGATGGCGCTGTCGGCGCGCGTGCAGTCGGCCCTTCCCGGCGAGACTGGGGGCTTTGCGGCGGCGATCATGACTGGTGACCGTTCGGGTATGGGGCAGGATACCCTAGCGGCGCTCAGGGTGTCGAATCTGGCGCATCTGCTCGCCATTTCCGGACTGCATATGGGCCTTCTGACCGCTTTTGTCTTTGCGGCGCTGCGCTATGGGCTGGCCTTGGTGCCGTGGATCGCGCTGCGCGCGCCGGTCAAGCCTGTAGCGGCGGCGCTGGCCCTTGTCGTCGCAGCGTTTTATCTGGGTCTGTCGGGTGGCAGTATCGCGACAGAGCGGGCGTTCATCATGGTGGCCGTCATGCTGGTGGCGGTCATGCTGAACCGGCGCGCGCTCAGCCTGCGGGCCGTGGCAATGGCCGCGCTGATCGTGCTGACACTGCGGCCCGAGGCGCTGATGGGGCCGGGGTTTCAAATGTCCTTTGCGGCGACGACGGCGCTGATTGCGGTGTTCGGCTGGTTGCAACATGACGCAGTGCCGCGTGGCCCGAAATGGCTACGCCCGGTGCTGGCGGTCGTGATTTCGTCCGGCGTCGCTGGGCTGGCGACAGCGCCTTTCGCGGCCGCGCATTTCAACCAGATCGCCCATTACGGGCTGATCGCCAACCTCGCGTCGGTTCCGCTGATGGGGGTTCTGGTAATGCCCGCCGCTGTGCTAGCGGTGTGTCTGCTGCCCTTCGGGCTGGAATGGGTGGGCCTCAGGATAATGGGGCTGGGACTCGACTGGATTTTGAGCGTCGCGCACTGGATTTCGGCGCAGGACGGCGCGCGCGGAATGATCGCCAGCCCCGGTCCATGGGTGTTGCCACTTTTGACCATCGGGGCGCTGATAGTCATTCTCTGGCAAGGCCGCATGCGCGCGGTGGGGGTGTTCCCGATACTCGCAGCCGCTATCCTTTGGGCCGGGGCCGAGCGGCCGAGAGTCCTGATCGCGGATACTGGCGGACTGGTCGGCATCATGACACCGGAGGGGCGCGCGCTCAGCGCGCCACGCGGCGATAGTTTCATCGCACGCAACTGGCTGGAGAATGACGGTGATCCTGCTACGCAGGAAGAGGCTGCGGCGCGTTGGCCCGACCGGGCAATTGGACCGGGCGGCATCCAGATCACCGCACTTCGCGGCAAACGCGCCTCTGCTACGCTGGCTGACTGTGCCGCGAATGAATGGGTGATAATGAATACCTCGCCCCCGGAGGATCTGAACCGCGCTGCCGGATGCAAAGTCTTTGACCCCAGCGCATTGCGCCCAACTGGTGCGATGGCACTCGTCGCCAAGGGCGAAGGGCTGCGCATCAATACGGCACGTGGCCTCGCAGGTGCCAGGCTCTGGAATACGCGCCGCAAAACGCGCGGCGCATCAGTTTATCAATAGGTTCGGATCAGTCCGACAAGGCGGCCCTGCACCTTGACTTTGTCATCAGGTAAGACGCGCGTCTCATAAGCTGGGTTAGCGGCCTCAAGCGCAATTGCGCCGCCGCGGCGGAAGAACCGTTTGAGCGTCGCCTCCTGATCCTCGACCAAGGCCACGACGATATCGCCGTTTTCGGCGGTGGATGTTTCGCGAATGACCACCACATCGCCATCATTGATACCGGCGTCGATCATAGAATCGCCCTTGACCTCAAGCGCGTAATGCTCGCCCGGACCGGCAACCATCGCGCCCGGCACGGCCACATTGTGGGATGCGTGTTGAATCGCCTCAATCGGGACACCTGCCGCGATGCGCCCCATCACCGGAATCTCGCGCGCGTCGACAGTCGTGACGGCGATAGCATTGGCTGGGATCGAGTCGGGCATGTCGCCATCAATGACGCGCGGCGCAAACCCGTGTGTCGCGGTGCCGCCCAAAGATTCCGGCAGCTTGACGATTTCGAGCGCCCGGGCGCGGTGCGCCAAACGCCGGATAAAGCCACGTTCTTCCAAAGCAGTGATCAGGCGGTGGATGCCGGATTTGGACCGCAGATCCAGCGCATCCTTCATTTCGTCAAAGCTGGGTGGCACCCCGTCGCGCTGTACCCGCTTATTGATGTAATTCAGCAAATCGAGCTGCTTTTTGGTCAGCATTGTGTCCATCCCTCCGGTCTGCATATCTGTTTTTGTTCTATGCATGTTCTTGTTTTGTGTCAAGTCCCAGAGGTGTGGGCATTAAATGTGCATGACGCGCGCCGCGTCGCCGGCCTGTCTTGCTGGCTCATGCGCAGGGCGGATCAACAAAGCGTTCGCGCCCGCCAAGACGCCAAGTAGCGCACTGTCCTGCGATGTCGCGGGTGTAACGATCCCGTCGTTTACATGCGCGCGCATGTAATGCGCACGCGGGCCGTTTGCTGGCAGGTCGACGCCAAGCGATGCGGTGAAATCAGGAGCCGGAGCAGCGCCCATACCCAACATCGCGCGCAACACAGGTAAGATAAAGACATGACCGCAAACCATTGCAGATACGGGATTTCCAGGAAGACCTACCATCATGGAAGGGCCCATCCGTCCGGCCATCAGCGGTTTACCGGGGCGCATCGCGATCTTGTAAAAGGCCCGCTGTAACCCGAGGCTGGCTGCCACCTCGCCGACAAGGTCATGATCACCGACCGACGCGCCGCCAACAGTTAGGATCAAGTCGGTCCCTTGGGCCATGGCGAATGCCGTTTCAAGCGAAGTGGCGTTATCGCGTGCGATTGGCAAAAGGTGCGCAGTGGCGCCATGCGCCTCTACGAGCGCGGCAAGCCCAAAGGTGTTGGACGCGATAATCTGGTCTGGGCCCGGCGTCTCGCCCGGCATTACCAGTTCATCACCGGTGGCGATGATTGCGACCATCGGCTTGCGTGTCACAGGCACCTCCGCGACGTTCATGGCTGCCAGTAGGGCAACGTCATGAGGGCTGATCCAGCGCGGCGACCGCACGGTGTGACCGGCTTTGAAATCAGCACCGGCGGGGCGCACATGCGGGCCAGAGTTGACCGTGTCGCTGAGTGTGATCACAGATCCAGTTCGGCTGATATCCTCTTGAATTATAACGCGATCAGCCCCCTCTGGCATGGGTGCCCCGGTAAAGATGCGCAGCGCTTGGCCGCCGTCCAGTCGGCCGTTCCAACGATGGCCTGCTGCCGCCTCGCCGACCACCTCGAACTGTGCGCCAGGCGCAGCTTCGCCTCCGCGCACTGCGTAGCCGTCCATGGCAGATGCTGCGAATGGCGGCTGGTCGCGCTTAGCGCGAACCGCCTGCGCCAGAACCCGACCTGAGGCGGCGCGCAACGGAATTACCTCAGCGCTGAGAGGAGAGACCATTTCGAACAATTGGGCT includes:
- a CDS encoding ComEC/Rec2 family competence protein, coding for MAALWRTCAHTLLLQRGHLIGWAPVCLAAGIGLYFSLLVEPGWPVYAGLAALVAFCAALARLAGQAIAPLVVGAGLIAVGIMLAGARAHVVAGPVLGWRYYGPIEGRVVGIDRSASDAVRVTLDRVRLFNTAPDRTPGQVRLSLHSGIEGAQPQPGLRMGATGHLSPPSGPVEPGGFDFQRHAWFQGLGAVGYTRVPLVALAPPDGAQPMFRIRMALSARVQSALPGETGGFAAAIMTGDRSGMGQDTLAALRVSNLAHLLAISGLHMGLLTAFVFAALRYGLALVPWIALRAPVKPVAAALALVVAAFYLGLSGGSIATERAFIMVAVMLVAVMLNRRALSLRAVAMAALIVLTLRPEALMGPGFQMSFAATTALIAVFGWLQHDAVPRGPKWLRPVLAVVISSGVAGLATAPFAAAHFNQIAHYGLIANLASVPLMGVLVMPAAVLAVCLLPFGLEWVGLRIMGLGLDWILSVAHWISAQDGARGMIASPGPWVLPLLTIGALIVILWQGRMRAVGVFPILAAAILWAGAERPRVLIADTGGLVGIMTPEGRALSAPRGDSFIARNWLENDGDPATQEEAAARWPDRAIGPGGIQITALRGKRASATLADCAANEWVIMNTSPPEDLNRAAGCKVFDPSALRPTGAMALVAKGEGLRINTARGLAGARLWNTRRKTRGASVYQ
- the gltX gene encoding glutamate--tRNA ligase; amino-acid sequence: MSQKVVTRFAPSPTGYLHIGGARTALFNWLFARGRGGEFLLRIEDTDRARSTPEATQAILAGMEWMGLDHDGAAVSQFERAARHGEVARQMLAAGQAYKCFATQDEIQTFRDAAKVEGRSTLYRSPWRDADPADHPALPYVIRIKAPRDGATVIKDAVQGDVTIRNDQLDDMVLLRSDGTPVYMLAVAVDDHDMGVTHVIRGDDHLNNAARQMMIYRAMDWPLPVYAHIPLIHGADGKKLSKRHGALGTQEYRQMGYPAAGMRNYLARLGWSHGDAEFFTDAQAKEWFDLDGIGKSPARFDFKKLENICGQHMAAMDDAALLHELEDFLDVTGRNRLTPDRAAMILEAMPHLKERARTFPELLDKAQFILTSRPVEPDEKAAAQLDSASRGILRELTPHLQNANWNRASLEALMNDFAEARGTKFGKMAGPLRAALAGRSTTPSVFDMMLVLGQAETLARLEDAAQFGD
- the glp gene encoding gephyrin-like molybdotransferase Glp, which translates into the protein MITVDDALAQLFEMVSPLSAEVIPLRAASGRVLAQAVRAKRDQPPFAASAMDGYAVRGGEAAPGAQFEVVGEAAAGHRWNGRLDGGQALRIFTGAPMPEGADRVIIQEDISRTGSVITLSDTVNSGPHVRPAGADFKAGHTVRSPRWISPHDVALLAAMNVAEVPVTRKPMVAIIATGDELVMPGETPGPDQIIASNTFGLAALVEAHGATAHLLPIARDNATSLETAFAMAQGTDLILTVGGASVGDHDLVGEVAASLGLQRAFYKIAMRPGKPLMAGRMGPSMMVGLPGNPVSAMVCGHVFILPVLRAMLGMGAAPAPDFTASLGVDLPANGPRAHYMRAHVNDGIVTPATSQDSALLGVLAGANALLIRPAHEPARQAGDAARVMHI
- the gltA gene encoding citrate synthase — translated: MADDTKTATLSIAGTDYELPIYSPTIGPDVIDIRKLYSKAGVFTYDPGFTSTASCDSTITFIDGEKGELLHRGYPIDQLAEKSHYLEVCYLLLYGELPSAAQAEDFESRVTNHTMLHEQMQFLFRGFRRDAPPMAIMVGVVGALSAFYHDSTDVSDPWQREVASVRMIAKMPTIAAMAFKYTIGQPFVYPRNDIDYASNFLRMCFAVPSEDYEVNPILSRAMDRIFTLHADHEQNASTSTVRLASSSGANPFACIAAGIACLWGPAHGGANQACLEMLREIGTVDRIPEYIARAKDKNDPFRLMGFGHRVYKNFDPRAKVMKQSADEVLDLLGIEDNPTLQVAKELEKQALADPYFAEKKLFPNVDFYSGIILEAMGFPTSMFTAIFAVSRTVGWISQWKEMIADPQLKIGRPRQLYVGATMRDYVDIENR
- the lexA gene encoding transcriptional repressor LexA, producing MLTKKQLDLLNYINKRVQRDGVPPSFDEMKDALDLRSKSGIHRLITALEERGFIRRLAHRARALEIVKLPESLGGTATHGFAPRVIDGDMPDSIPANAIAVTTVDAREIPVMGRIAAGVPIEAIQHASHNVAVPGAMVAGPGEHYALEVKGDSMIDAGINDGDVVVIRETSTAENGDIVVALVEDQEATLKRFFRRGGAIALEAANPAYETRVLPDDKVKVQGRLVGLIRTY
- a CDS encoding cytochrome c-type biogenesis protein gives rise to the protein MKRLALILSLIASPLFAVQPDEVLDDPALEARARELSTGLRCLVCRNENIDASNATLARDLRLLVRARLVAGDSDAEAVDFIVDRYGEYVLLQPRATGSTLVLWLAGPAMLLAGAGIAIFYVRRRSAAAPEEDRLSDDEAARLRDILDG
- a CDS encoding enoyl-CoA hydratase-related protein; the encoded protein is MTDYSAITFDVEDDIAILRLNRPDKMNALNAQMRAEITDATIAAARSARVLVLTGRGRAFCAGQDLSDAGNVAALDLERVLRDEYVPMLRAISDCPIPTIAAVNGAAAGAGANLALAADVVIAADSAYFTQAFTRIGLMPDAGGTYWLPRQMGAAKAMGAALFGEPIGAEDAAAWGMIWEAVPDTEFDAHWRSRAAHLASGPTEAYRHLKSALRATWSNDGDTQLDLEAKLQGACGQTRDFKEGVVAFLDKRKPSFEGR